GTTAAAAAAGCCTAATTAGTTGCCAACAGTTTTATTCAAACTTATGGAATTGACTAAGCTGAAACATTTGGTACGATTTTCAAACTCAACACTATCAGTGTATTACTTTCTCTAGCAGTTAACCTAGATTGGGCGCTGCATCAACCTAATGTAAAAAATGCATTCTTGAATGGGTGAGTAGAAGAAGTGTACATGAGCATGGTTCAATGCCTATTTAGAACAACCGAAGTCTACAAGCTGAACAATCACTCTATTGCATAGAACAATCACGCTTAGCCCGCagcataatttttaaaataaacacTTGAGCATACTTAATGTGAAATTTGTCCGTTCGCTAAACATACTTGTGCTATTTTCGATTCTATTCCATCCAAAGCATCTCAGCCTTTTACAGTTATTCATAGTGGTATATGGGGACCACCttaaataacaattttaaaagAACAAAATTCATAGTGATGTACGGGACTCTTCTAAAGATAGATGGAGGAATTATCAACATTAGGTATGTACGTACAGATCAATAACTGGCTGATATTCTCACAATGGGGTTATGGGAGTGAGTATTTGATTTCATAGTAAACAAGTTTGGACTACTAATATCTATAATATAAGAAGAAATCAAATCCtatgatttgattgtagctGTAATTTCTTAGTTTCCATATTTATAGGATTTGTAGTTAATTATATTTACTGTTCTTTATTCTGTAATTAAGGGTATTAGTTGCATACTGATTGGCTTTGTGGTACTAATTGTATACtgaaaagaaacaaaaataacaaacaaatatTTTTCTCTCCATTTTTACACTATAACTCAGAAATACGAGTTTTGGTTCCATAATATTGTcatagaaattatttttttgagaccACTCAGAAATACCTCTGTGATGCAAAATTTTATTGTTTACCTATGTTGTGAAATACacttattttgtcttttatagGTATAATATTGTTGAAGGCGAACACTCTTTGTGGAGAGGTGTATCGAAACCTTACAGGGAAACAATACGTGCATTTTTGGTTTATTTTCAGAACCAGGTGAACATTAGGTGCATTTCGAATATGTTCTGCATTTATAATTGCTGTTTGGATTGTGGCTTCTATTAATGgaacttttacatgttttatcgTTGTCCTTTTTTGCATTATAAAGGATGGAACCAAAATGGGATATTTAGTTTCTCCTAAGAAACAGTATAGCCGTTGTTTTAGTTCTTCCTTAGAAACAGTATCAATTTTATAATTCTTTTCAAATGTTTTAACTTTTAGTAATTTAGTTAAGCTCTCCAATTGGCTTTTCTTAATGCAGATTCTTCGACGAGCTGATGATTCATTTTGTTTTAGCAATGGCAGGTAAcacttttcatttttaattgtaGTTAAATCTTTGGTATCGCtctgtatatgtatgtattgttGCTTTACAAGTTTTTGTGATTCCCTTTAATAAGTTCATCAATCAGACTGAAGCTCAACATTTCTGAATTGAACTGACGTCATCATGTTCGCAGCATTGGCAATTTCTTTTTCGCAGGAGCGCGTATATTTTTTCAGTCTTTAGATGCTGCAATATTTTTGTTCTCACGTGTTTCAGATATCCCTTCTGAAAGTTTGGTCCTCCCAGTGATTTCAAGCAACGACAGGCTGACATTAGGATGTGAATTAATGGTGGGATTTTGATCTGTACTTTTATCCATCTGCAAAATGTATACGGAAACCACACAATGAAACTTGTATGGAACTGATAGCATGTTAAAATGATAGTTTAGATAAGAAATCTTATGTTGCAAGTTCTTAGTTGTGTTTATGTCAGTCCTTACATGTCAAAGTCTTCGTTTCATCTTTCTGGTTCTGACACCTTTTTGGCTTAATTacttgtattattttaattgattaaatacCAAGTTACTCATTAATGGAGAAGCTTTATTGTTTTGATTCCTTTTAGGCTTTTTTAACCTATATTCGCTTTATTTGTCATGGCTAAGTCATCAATATGGGTACTATTGCTTAACTCTTTTCTACATTTTTGTCATCAAGGATGGGACTGTCATACGGGGTCAGAATGCAATTTCTCATCCAACCAACGGATCTATGGAACCTATCAACAAGGTAGAATAGTTTTCATCAACTGTTCTGTTTGGTGGTGTTGTAATTGCTTTTGTTCAGTATATTGTCATCTGAAACATCTAAACTTATTCTTAATGACGTTTGATCCTgactaataatattttgtgaATGATGGTGGCTGTGCTGTGGTGCTTCAGAAGTGGAAAAGATTTGTGGTGGCTTTGAAATTAGGCCAAAATATTTATTAGTCACCCAATTTTTTGGTTTTCCATTTGTGTGCTAGGCAAACATTAGGTGGTGTTGATTTCAAATCCGATGGACGAAGTTATTGAAGTTTCCCATATTAGATGTTAGATAGATAGAGAGACCTTTTGAGTTTGTGTGTGtgccttttttttatttttgattgtgCTAGAATCAAGTTTACTTGATTTTTCATCGGCTCAAATGCTAGCTACTTTTGACCAGGTCAGATCTTTAGTTCCAGAACTTTCTTCAAGAATAAAGAGGGTGTTCTACATGTCAAGTGAGGGTCAAAATTTACTGCATGAGGTACATGTTTCTCCCGAGCTTGCTTTTTCTTTTTGGTGTGCAATTGGACAGTTGTCCTTGCCAAATTGACAATGAAACAAATATGGAGAGCATGTGAGGTTTATAAGAGTCCTTAGATCTTTTGGCTGTTATGTAATTCATGTTAACAAGAAAGGAAGAACAGAAACACAAGTTGTTCTTGCAAATGACACAAATTTGTATATTATATGgacctttaatttttatttattattagtaaTTTTGCTTGGGTTACAATTGTTGATCCTAATTGTAATCATCTTTTATGATTAGGTCTTCCCTGCAGCAAACCAGGCCGTCCTCGAGCAGTTGAGGAATGTGGATTGCATTGTTTATGCTATGGGATCTCTTTTTACGTCTATCTGTCCATCACTGGTAACATCCTTGAGCAGCTGAGCTCAATTTGCCCTTTGTTGAATCTCTGTCTAATCACTTTTGATGCAGTCTAAATTTATGTCAAATCTTAATGATTTTGTTTAAggcatttatttttatttttgcttcAAGCATTCTGGCATCGTCAATTTTGGTTCTGTTTCTGTTTGGATCTCAAGATGTCATTTTATCATTTGCTTTTGAAGGTATTAATTGGCATTGGGGAGATTATATCTTCAAGGTCCTGTCCTAAGGCATGTTTCCATCAACTGTTGAACTGTCTATTATAGCTGGTAGAAATTATAAGAAATTTGCATCCctagttatatattgaaaattttgACTTCTCAAGAATGTCCTTTTGCCTGCTGGAGATTTGAATCCGATTCTTTTGTCTTTTCACTTTTGATTGTTTctgatataattataattattcatttatttcgtACCCTGTTCCCATATTAAGGTACTTCTACTAAATGGCACTCATGATCGTGAAACGAGTGGTTTTTCAGCGTCTTGCTTTGTAACTGCTATTACAGATGCACTAAATCGAACGCACGGAGATCGTCAACATTGTATAAAAAACCTTGTAAGTAGAATACCAGAGGAGACCTTGTTAAAGTTTATATTCATTTTGAATCATCCTATTTTCATTTTTGAATACCAGCGATTGGTTCACCCAAAAAATGAAATAGCATTTATTTTTCCTTGTAGCCAGGACAATACATCAATACCCTTTTGGTTCCCAAGGATGGTGAAATTCCTGTAAACGCTCAAACCTTGGCTGCTCAAGGAATATTTGATGTGGTATGCATGCTCACTGATCTGTTTAagagattaataaaattattgttgtcatccccctctctctctctctctctatatatatatatatataatattatataatatgatttGATTAAACAATGATGTAGTCTGTCATCCTTTGGGTAAAATATTGACATTGTTACTTCACCTCTCCTCACAATAAGTCCCAAACTCGAGTAACAAaacctttttcttttcctcgATACTGGGAGGAGGCATTCGAATTTGGGACTTATTGAGGAGAGGTGAAGTAGCACTAGACTGCGTCTTTGATCACGGATTTGGTTTACTTTGGGGGTCAGAATTatggatttttcaaaattaaatcaaCTCTGTGAGGTTTACTTATTATTGTTGTCGTTGTCgttattgttattgttgtttttctttttccttttttttcggAAACTGCTGTGTTATTTTGGCTTCGGTATGTAGCTTTATTAGTGACTCAACTTCCAGTACTTTACGTTTCTGATGAACAAGGACTTTTAAAAAACAATTGTTACTGATACAGATCTATGTGAATTCCGTACGTGACCCAAAAGTTGGTGTTCTATTCGACCCAAAGTCCTTAATAGAGGCGCTTGCAGAAGTGACAGGAAAATACATGTGCGAAAACGTTGCAGTGACTTAAATGTCAATGGGGGGAATGGCAAGCATGGTGATTACAAGAGACTAAGTCTTGGTTCGTGAACCCTCAGGTACAATGCTTTTCCTAGAAATCTTTGACAAGTTTCTTTATATGCAGTGCTTTGTTCTGTCCTTAGTCATGCTGTTGCTGTTAATACTTAATGTCATAATGCGAGGGGGTTTAATTTCTTATGTAATGATAGGTAAAATGCTTAACTTGTGTGACTCTAATTTCATGACATGGTCATGACTCATGGGAACTAGGGTAGAAATTATACCCATCAGTGTTTTGGGAACCATTATGCATCTCGGAGAGGCGTTTGGGGAATCAGGAAATGAAGAGGATGTCAACATATTGAAACTTAAAGCAGAGTGTTTGAGGACTTCAATTATGTTTCAATATATCTATATACTACATGCGTTTGTGTACAAATTAAACATTTGAGGGTTATTTCTTGGTTTGGGATTCaatttcttctctctttttgaGTTGTGTATTATTATTGTTTCTTAGATAAGATAAGATAGCAgttctatttatttatatttacagAAGCTTTTACTTAGTTCTTGTTTAACTTcttttacaaattaaaaaaccaaaatttTTCTAGTgcaaatgaaataataattattattgctAGTGTTTCTCCTTATATTTTGTATCTTCTATTAGGGGTTATTGTTCTTAAACCCATAGTTGctgaaagttgtcttttttctcCAGCCAGGCCTACTGGCTCTCCTTGCGCTTAGGCGTGGCTTGGTTGGGGTCTGTGGTTTCGCTACTGTGATTGGGTTTTGCTACTGCGATTGGATTTTGCTATCGCGATTAAGTTTTTGCTACTGTAGTTAGTCTTGTTTTTATGACATGGTTGAGTATCTTTTGTTTAACTTATTGCGATTAGTCTTGTTTTTgtgacatgattttttttttttggtttgtgtTCTTTGTTCTTTGATGGCTCAGCATCAAATTGTTGTTGGTTGTTGAGAATAACAAACACTGTGCGGTTGAAGGGGTTAGTGGTGCAATTGTGCATCTTGCATAATAATTGATTGTTCAAGCTAAGGGGTTGAGTGAACCTGCTGCAACAGTTTCTActgttgtgtattttgaataGTGGAAGCAAATGGATATAGGTGTTTTGAAGGTAAATTGTTGGCTgacttgtttttttaattttaatcctAGATGTGTTTCAAATGTGAGAGATGTTCTGATTGAGCTGCAAGCTATTATTTTAGCTAATTGCTATTGTTAACTCAGATTTTAGATAACTAATAAATAAGTCTTGTTTGACAattaaataatactgtaaaatgATTGTAGATAATAGATAAATAAGTTTTACGTGATTTTATTGTTAAAAATCTACATAGTCTATGAGCTAtcttattttgagttttttttatgTACACGTATATAATATCAATAAGCCTTGTTTGACAattaaataatactgtaaaatgATTGTAGATAATAGATAAATAAGTTTTACGTGGGTTTATAGTTAAAAATCTACATAGTCTACGAGctatcttatttttgaatttttttttatgtacaaCGTATATAATATCAGATTGGCAGAAAGATCTTCTCTCTAAGTCCTCTTTTTAACAAAAATGGGTCGTCCTTTTGTAACGTGGTTTCTGCCATTATTTATAAGATTTCTTCGAAATGGTAGTTATTCCCTTTGTTCTTATCTTGACACCTGTTCATGAAACATGAACAATTCTCATGTTTCATTTGATTTACTACATGTGGGAAAAATATAAACTCCTTAAATTGCTATTTGATCTCATCTAAAATGGTTATTTGTCGAGCTGTTATTTCATTTGTGCGCTTCACATAATACATTGATGAGGCATTTTTCGTGAGGTGTGTACTTGGTTGGACATTCGTCTTGTTATGGTCATCCATAATGAGGTTTTGGATAATTTTTTCATAAACTTTAGAGTAAGCTCTTCAAATTGTCTGTGTTTATGTGCCTTAGGTCGAATTCTTTTATAATGTTTTGTTCAACCAACAAAGTCTCTTGTCTTATTTTTTCTGTACTTTGTTGTTCCTAAGATGATTGTTATTGATCTCACTGGTCTACTAGTGCGctattattttgacttattCATAGTTAGCTAAGGATggcccgttcttccttatatctttccaaagttcaccgaggacttcaatgccccccagtatcgtggataactttccatccttgGTTACCCGCGAAACTTTGGTtgcttccgtcatgaatctgctgatgtatgcccggagtggctcACCTGGTCGTTgctttacttcgaccaaatctcccaaATGTAATGGGAGCtatctgtaaacatgaaacaccaataaagtttctactaaaatttggaataagcaaaacattgtctaaaactaaaaatttcttCTAAAACTTGAGGCGGGCTTTTCCTTTAGCttggaccgatactaattcaCCTTTACCAACTTTGAGCTTTAACTCCCCTGGATTTAAAtaatcccaagtttcaagcagctgcaatgaagaacatacatggttagtagatccagaatcaacaatccgaAAGGATTCGCCATTCTCTAAAACATATGattcaaaaacaaaagtgttaccttCGTTCGAATTGTCTAGAAgtctgggacatcgttcttcctgatgtcccttctcgttacaattTGAACAATTAAGACTACTATCAATTGTTTCATgatttgtacttgaagaagcagcattGATAGAAGCATCATACTTAATTCTTTTCCTCTTACTTAAGTCTACAAAACTGGAGGGTAGGGCtgtacaaaaaaaattgtaaaccgaaccgaaaaaaccgataaaaattacaaaccgaaataacccgaaaaaattacaacccgcccaatctgttaattgggcgggttgaaaataggtccaacccgcccaattaaaccaaataacccgaccaacccgactttagcttttatttattattttgtttatttttttagtttttattatatataacataaatgattaaatatataaagtttcaaagtcatatatattgtgTTATGCTTTGGTggaatttgatatttttaatttatattgactttgaaaccaaaaaaaaaaaagttttgccggtttgggcgggtaacccgaccaaaccgcccaaaccgttaGTTGGtttacaatatatttttttttaaattgggcgggttgcacttaaattttagcaacccgaactttagattgggttagaaaatatataggagaaaccgcccaaaccgactGATATACAACCCTACTGGACGGTGGCCTCCTTGCAGGTAAGCTCCGCTCGTAAGCACGCAATTCTGCTTCTAGCTTATCCATGTCGGACGAGTTAAAATTTTTGATCAtataagatacaacaaatccattatactcaggaggaagactattaagaatgaactAAACCCAATGTTGTCTAGATAAATCAATTCCCAGAAAATTTGCTTtctggaacttcagattcatcatcaataaATGTGAATTAATATTCTTACCAAGAAGCATTTTTACATTATAGATTTTATTTGCAAAGGCATGTTCTAGGAGAGGGTCGGGGTGTGGGTTTGCCATTTTGAcattaaaaatatcaataaacagaaataaatcatttggttctataaattcatacacaagttcagaaaataacaagtaaagcaaatatgtttgtaaaaatatcaaaataaaacatatttaattattttctaaggttttcaacaaactgatacagtgtcccatttaggtgAGATCAAAGATATCATCAATTGAATAGggtagtcaactcatctaaaatgacaaacattctagaaacattttattcgatcgaaaagag
This region of Cannabis sativa cultivar Pink pepper isolate KNU-18-1 chromosome 7, ASM2916894v1, whole genome shotgun sequence genomic DNA includes:
- the LOC115697721 gene encoding uncharacterized protein YNL011C isoform X3, producing MAEIWLGPRPCNTTTHTLLLPFSFPFISMAAPLYLPSSKPTHCRSSSSSNPNPGPSQPSLLVFSGGTAFNGVVEDLKTFTTRVAHVLPVSDDGGSTAEIVRVLGGPAVGDIRSRCLRLSDESTSEALAVRRLLGHRLTLDPRQAKCEWYNIVEGEHSLWRGVSKPYRETIRAFLVYFQNQVNIRFFDELMIHFVLAMADIPSESLVLPVISSNDRLTLGCELMDGTVIRGQNAISHPTNGSMEPINKVRSLVPELSSRIKRVFYMSSEGQNLLHEVFPAANQAVLEQLRNVDCIVYAMGSLFTSICPSLVLIGIGEIISSRSCPKVLLLNGTHDRETSGFSASCFVTAITDALNRTHGDRQHCIKNLPGQYINTLLVPKDGEIPVNAQTLAAQGIFDVIYVNSVRDPKVGVLFDPKSLIEALAEVTGKYMCENVAVT
- the LOC115697721 gene encoding uncharacterized protein YNL011C isoform X1; amino-acid sequence: MAEIWLGPRPCNTTTHTLLLPFSFPFISMAAPLYLPSSKPTHCRSSSSSNPNPGPSQPSLLVFSGGTAFNGVVEDLKTFTTRVAHVLPVSDDGGSTAEIVRVLGGPAVGDIRSRCLRLSDESTSEALAVRRLLGHRLTLDPRQAKCEWYNIVEGEHSLWRGVSKPYRETIRAFLVYFQNQILRRADDSFCFSNGSIGNFFFAGARIFFQSLDAAIFLFSRVSDIPSESLVLPVISSNDRLTLGCELMDGTVIRGQNAISHPTNGSMEPINKVRSLVPELSSRIKRVFYMSSEGQNLLHEVFPAANQAVLEQLRNVDCIVYAMGSLFTSICPSLVLIGIGEIISSRSCPKVLLLNGTHDRETSGFSASCFVTAITDALNRTHGDRQHCIKNLPGQYINTLLVPKDGEIPVNAQTLAAQGIFDVIYVNSVRDPKVGVLFDPKSLIEALAEVTGKYMCENVAVT
- the LOC115697721 gene encoding uncharacterized protein YNL011C isoform X4, with protein sequence MAEIWLGPRPCNTTTHTLLLPFSFPFISMAAPLYLPSSKPTHCRSSSSSNPNPGPSQPSLLVFSGGTAFNGVVEDLKTFTTRVAHVLPVSDDGGSTAEIVRVLGGPAVGDIRSRCLRLSDESTSEALAVRRLLGHRLTLDPRQAKCEWYNIVEGEHSLWRGVSKPYRETIRAFLVYFQNQILRRADDSFCFSNGSIGNFFFAGARIFFQSLDAAIFLFSRVSDIPSESLVLPVISSNDRLTLGCELMDGTVIRGQNAISHPTNGSMEPINKVRSLVPELSSRIKRVFYMSSEGQNLLHEVFPAANQAVLEQLRNVDCIVYAMGSLFTSICPSLVLIGIGEIISSRSCPKVLLLNGTHDRETSGFSASCFVTAITDALNRTHGDRQHCIKNLDNTSIPFWFPRMVKFL
- the LOC115697721 gene encoding uncharacterized protein YNL011C isoform X2; the encoded protein is MAEIWLGPRPCNTTTHTLLLPFSFPFISMAAPLYLPSSKPTHCRSSSSSNPNPGPSQPSLLVFSGGTAFNGVVEDLKTFTTRVAHVLPVSDDGGSTAEIVRVLGGPAVGDIRSRCLRLSDESTSEALAVRRLLGHRLTLDPRQAKCEWYNIVEGEHSLWRGVSKPYRETIRAFLVYFQNQILRRADDSFCFSNGSIGNFFFAGARIFFQSLDAAIFLFSRVSDIPSESLVLPVISSNDRLTLGCELMDGTVIRGQNAISHPTNGSMEPINKVRSLVPELSSRIKRVFYMSSEGQNLLHEVFPAANQAVLEQLRNVDCIVYAMGSLFTSICPSLVLLLNGTHDRETSGFSASCFVTAITDALNRTHGDRQHCIKNLPGQYINTLLVPKDGEIPVNAQTLAAQGIFDVIYVNSVRDPKVGVLFDPKSLIEALAEVTGKYMCENVAVT